The genomic window aaacaataaatattaattCCTTTATACAAGAAAATATAATAAACCAACTAGGCAGAAATCCATCAAAAAATAAAGCATAATAACaagaaataaacataattttatctGCAAAAGGATCAAGAAAAGAACCTAATTTACTTTCTTGATTAAAATAACGAGCTATAAAACCATCAAAAAAGTCACTTAAGCAAGCGAATACAAAGATGAATAGGCAAATTTTATATAAACCCCAAAACCAataatttagaaataaaaagGACAAGAAAACCCTAAAAAGAGAGATAAAATTAGCAATTGTAAGCACTACAAAACCTAAAgcaaataattataataaatatattataaatgatttttcaataattataaatatattaaatattttttactgtaaCCCATTTACCATCTAAATCTAGTTCCCATTTTTTATAATCATCTGAAAAATCAGTAAAACTAAATTTATTTAGATCAAAAATatagaacacttttttaaaACCCAAAAAATCAAACTTATCATTCCTATCAAAAACAATCAATACATCTGACTTATTTGGATTAGATAGCTCATCAGCAATATATATCAACTGCATTTCAGGAAAACTATCACCTTTAACCCCATTTggcaaaagtttgtttacagtaTTGTATTTCCATAAATTATTGCTAACTAAATTAGTTTGTTCACTATTTGTAACAATAACAATCCTATTACTTTCAATTAATTTCCAAAGCAATTTtgttaaagacaaaaataaatgatcagATCCTCTTAGaccataaacatttatatttaagggTAAGTTATTTTCTAAAATATGACTATTCATAATAAGATTTAACTAACTCATTCAGTAATTTAACCCCATAACCAGTTGCACCAAATGGATTTAATGAATCAACATTATCCTCTGTGCTTGATGTTCCAGCAATATCAATATGAGCCCAAACAGTTTCTTCCTTCAAAAATCTTCTGAGGAAATGAGCTGCAGTAATACTACCAGCATAACGACCTGGCTCAGAATTAGTAACATCTGCAAATTTAGAATTAATTTTCTTATTGTAACATTTATCCATTGGCATTCTCCAGATCTTTTCACCAGATTTATACCCAGATTCAAtaatttgttctgctaaattGTCATCACTACTAAATAGCCCAGCATAATCAAGACCAAGAGCAACACAGACAGATCCAGTCAATGTAGCCAAATCAATAATAAATTTTGGATCAAacttattttcaacaaaatttaAAACATCTGCTAATACCATGCGACCTTCAGCATCTGTATTAGTAACTTCAATAGTTTTTCCTGACAGAGATTTTACAATATCACCTGGCTTTTGTGCAGAACCAGATGGCATATTTTCCACCAATCCTACAGCTCCTATAACATTAACTTTAGCCTTTCTCAAAGCTAGGGTTTTCATCAAACCAACAACTGTAGCAGCACCGCACATATCAAATTTCATTTCTTCCATTTTAGTAGAGGGTTTAATTGAAATTCCACCGCTATCAAAAGTAACACCCTTACCAACAAAAGCTATTGgtttagactgatcatttttACCCTGCCATGACATAATTACTGCAAATGGTTTCTCAACAGAACCTTTTGCAACTGCTAAAAGTGAATTCATTCCCAATTTAGTCATATCATTTTTATCTAGAACTTCAATTTTCACTCCAAGTTTAGATAATTCTTTAATCTGTTCTACAAAAAAACCAGGAGTCAAAACATTAGATGGTTCATTACCCAAATCTCTACTAAGCAAAATACCAGCAACAACTGCATCAAcatcatatttattaaaattatctTCAAACACTAGCTCATTTTTTATAATAGATTGCCTACTTTCTAATGAAgagtaatatttattaaatgagtAATTTCCAAGATGAAAGCCAATAGTTATTTCACTAATTATTTCTGAATTAagatcactttttaaaaaaaccAACCTATCAAAATCCTTACCTCTTAAACTACTAGCTATACATGATCCTAAAAGCCTTAAATCTTCCAAATAAGAATTAGAATTTTTACCAAAAGGCAttttatcagaacttaattttgCCAAAACAAAAATTGCTGCATCATCAGACCCCAACACatgcaaaatattatttttactatCATagaatttattaattttaatagCTCTAGAAATCAAATTTTTAGTTTCATTGCTTCCAAATAAAATTTCTTTATCTAaatctgaaacaaacaaaacttttacatcattatttttcactttttattacCTCAGTTCCAAattgaataatatttttacctgcaattttatgaccaaactttaaacatttttccATACTCAAACCATCTAAATAGCTTTTTAAAAATCCTGCTGCAAAAAAATCACCTGCACCTGTATTATCAATCATTAGATTTATCTTTTCAGATTCTACAAAAACAATTCCTGATTTAGAGACAGCTATAGCTCctataaagtcatttgttaCAACATAAATTAGATCAGaatctttattatttttaaaattctCTTCAAACAAATAATTACCAATAACTTCCAAATCATTAGATAGCATAAATAAATTTGCATAATCATAAATATTACCAAAAACAATATCAGATAattgaatacacattaagataGACTGCCTATTGCTAGATATTATATCTTCAATAGGAATAACAAAAGCAGATTTTTTTGGCTGTCGAAGCAAATTTATAATTGTATCTTCTGTACCAGATCCATCACACAAATTTCCATCAGTAAGAAAAATATCAGATCTATGCCAAAATTCATTATTTAAGTCACCTGACAAGAATATTGGATTATCATCTTTATATGCTAAAGTCCTTCTACCATCAGGAGTAACCATAACAAGAACAATACTCATACCTGTTCCAGATTTTATAGCTAAATCAACATCTACACCAACCCCTTGAAGGCATTCAATAAATTTCTCACTGTATTTACTTTCACCTTTCACTACACCAGAAAACATTGTATCACAACCCAATGCTTGCATCTGTCTAATGATATTAGCAGTAGTACCACCTGCAGTGAAAtcagaaaaattaaaatatgataGTAACTGAAATAGCTTATTATCATCAACCAATGTACATGTATCTTTTTTCAGATCAAATTTTTCCAGATCAGAATCcaaacatttacaataataatcaATCAATACTGTTCCTATTCCATATACACTACTCATTATTAAAGCTCATTAAATTTTTCACAAATAAAGTCCcaattaataacattaaaaatatttttcagatattcTTTGCGATTACTATGATATTGCAAATAGTATGCGTGTTCCCAAACATCTATACCAAAAACTATGTAACCATTTTCATTAACCAAATCCATATAAGGATTATCCTGATTTGGAGTTGTAATCAATCTCAAACCTTTAACTTTATCAAATAAAATCCAAACCCAGCCAGAGCCAAAAACACTTAACCCTGATTTAGTAATTTCATCccaaaatttttcaaaatttaaaAATTTATATTCTATTTCTCTAAGCAAGTTTCCAtttggaaacattttttttggagTTAGATATTGCCAAAACAGGGTATGATTATAAAATCCACCAGCATTATTCCTAACTTTATCACTATATTTAGAAACTGATTTAATGACACTTAATATGTCACTACACTGAATGTTATTTTCTTCAATAGCAGCATTTAAATTCTTACAATAACCCAAGTAATGAGATTCATAATGAATCTTCATAAGATCTTTAATTATATATGGCTCTAAATCACCATAATGGTAAATTAAATCTGAAGGAAAAAATTTCATATctaacccaaaaataacaacatataattatgtattttttttccattaaaaacaataaataaacatttacttttCCACAAATAAGATTCAAAATAATTCAaggtttttaatttattttcaagGAATTTTATGTCTGATCTTGTTCAAAAAACAGGTTGTATTACCAAAGTTCTATCAAATTCAATGTTTACAGTTTGCATAGAGGGAACAAACCATAGCTTAATGGCATATATTTCTGGAAACATAAGAAGACATCGCATTAAAATCCTACCAGGAGACATGGTAACTGTTGAAATTAGCTCACATGATCTTAATAGGGGACGTATAGTGAGAAGATTAAAATAATATGAGGATTATAAATGAGGCTTATTTTAGGATCTGGATCCAAATCTAGGTTAAAGTTACTTCATTCTATAAATATTTTCCCTGATTTTATCTATAGCCCTGATGTTGATGAAAATATTACTAAGAAAACAAAAGTAAGAGATGCAGTTTACCAAATTTCAGAGAGGAAAATCAACAAAGCCATACAAAAATTTCCAGATGATTTAGTAATCTGTGCTGACAGCTTAACATATTGTGCTGGGAAAATATTTGGCAAACCCAAGAATGAAGAAGATATGATCAGATATCTCAAGACTTTTTCAGGAAGAAAAAATTCAATATATacctgtgtttttgttcatgatCCCAAAAGGGGGAAAAGATACAGAATAGTATCAACCAAAATCAAATTCAAATCATTATCAAATGAGGAGATCAAAAGCTATATTAGTAGCACTGATACATGGAAGGAAACATGTGGGGGATACGAAATAGAAGGACTATCAGGTAAATTTATCAAGGAGATACAAGGATCATATTCCAATGTACTAGGGTTACCGCTCTATGAGACAGTTGCATTAATCAATAATCAAAAATTATCCTAAGAAATTTTTAACTTCCAACTTAATTCTATCATTCAAAACTGGACCAATATTACTAATAACATCAGCTGCAAGGATATTAGCAATTTCTCCACAAATTCTAGGTTCATAGCCATTAAGATAACCATATAAAAATCCTGCTGCAAAAAAATCACCTGCACCTGTCAAATCTACAATATTACTTACATTTCTTGGTGGAAAATAAATTGATTGATTTTTATCAATAATAACAGCACCTTTTTCATCCATTGTTGCTACAGCAGCAGAATACTTTCCAGATTTacaaaattctgtcaaaatcctaaaaatatcttcttcattTTTTGCATTAAACAAAGATATAAATTCATGATAATTACCAATCACAATATCTGATTTATTGGCAAGATACTGTACATGATTaaaacattcattaatacaTGCTATATTTGATAAAGAAGCAATAATTTTTATCCCACTTTCAACAGCATATTCAATTGCTTGATAGGTAGTATCTATTAAATTCTGATTAGCAAATTGATAACAATCAACTAACAGGTAATcagaatttttaattaaatcaggATTAATATCAGAAGGCAAGATAGTATGTGATGCACCAAAAAGTGGCAACATTGTTCTTTCACCATCTGGTGTAACTAAACAGAAAATAGTTGATGTAACCATACCTTCTTCAACTATACAAAAATCATCTACACCATAATTTTTCAGATATTCAGAAAAGCTAATTCCAAATTGATCATTACTATACTTACCCAAAAACTTAGATTTTAAACCTAAAAAGGACAATCCTCTTGCAGTATTAGCAGCAGATCCTCCAGCAACAATTCTATCAATTTCTAATTCTTTAATTATTGGAAAGACCTGCTCTGGGGACCAACCAGAATAAATACCTTTTGGTATTTTaaatttttccagaaattcATCACTAACATGACTCACAGAGTCAACTATTGGACTACCCAAAAGAATTATTGATTTACTCATCAAACAATCACCCCAACTTAACTAAATTTTCCAACTTAGATTAAAGTccaaaattactttatcaataaagtttttatcttcTATTTTATCCAAAGTTGCACCAAACTTACTAATTACCTTTGAGGCCACAAAAGTTCCAAGTTTACCACACTTAAATGTATCTAAGTTATTTACATACCCAGAAATAAAACCTGCAGCAAAACTATCACCGGCACCTGTAGCATCAACTAAATTCTCTACTTCCAGGGCTTCAATAAATATTGGATGATCAATATTTGGATCAAATATTGCAACTCCTCTGCTAGCCATTGTCATAACCAATATAGAGTTATTTTGACAAGCAAATTCATAACCATTCTTTACAATCAAATCCATATCATTAACATCTACTTTTAACAAAGCTGGAATTTCAAACTCATTACCCAAAACTATATCgatatttggaataattttTAACATCAAATCATGCAGAGCATTTACACATGTATAATCACCTAAGGTAATTGctgtttttactttattttcatttgctATTTTTAAGCCCTTTTGTACTTCAGCAACACCTATAGGATTAAAAAGTTTATAAATTTCAGTATAAAACAATTTtgaattagatatattttcCTTATTAATATATTCTTCTGATGAAAGATTAGATGCTCCAATGTATGTATTCATTGTTCTTTCAGCATCAGGTGAAACCATAACTATACAAGAGCTTGTTGATAAATTAACATCTTTTGGTTTACAAATAATATCTATGCCATTTTCTTCAAATTTATTACTAAAGAAATTACCTTCTTTATCATTTGCCATAATTCCCAAGATTGATGCAGATCCACCCAAGCAACTCAAACTAAAAACTGTACTACAGGTTGTTCCTCctgttaatatttttttatttttcaattcatcattattaattaataattcTCTTGAGTCCTTAGATATTAATACTCTACCACCTTTcttaatatcattttttttcaaaaaatcaTAAGAAACCTGGCCTATGATATCTACAATTGGATCACCAAATCCCATAACATGATATCTTACCATTACATTGCTCCTCATGACAAACTACTCTAACAAATAATCTTAACTTCAATTTAACACTTTTTTCAACATATTTTTCTTGCATTATTTTACAACCTGTTTTAGCCTAATTATGCAGGTATGGCGGAATTGGCAGACGCGCTAGGTTTAGGTCCTAGTGACTTTATAGGTTGTGAGGGTTCAAATCCCTCTTCCTGCACCAATTCagttaatataaaattcagtcACATAGAGCTAGAAATAATGAAATTAAttccattaaaaaaagaaaacttaaaACAGACATTATCAATTAGCATAGAAAAATCAGACATAGATAAAATCTCAACTGATATTCTTGTAGATATCAAATCAAAGAGCAATATTAAAGGGTTCAGAGCAGGAAAAGCGCCAATATCTTTTTTACTAAAGCAATATGAAGATAAAATTGTAGAATCCATTGTTGATGGTTGTATAAATTTGAttcaaaatgaatatgaaaGATATATTAATGATCAAAAAATTTACCGAGTTGCTTTCAGCAAAGTCACATTCAAAAATGTTAAAGATGGTGatgtaaattttgagcttaATTTTGAGTGCATACCAAAAATAGATTTTGGAAAGTTAAGTGACATATCAATCACCAAACCAAAGATCagtatagaaaaaaaacatattgatgATTTCCTAAATTATGCAGatgagaatgcaaaaaaatacaagTTAAATGAAGACAAAGATTACAAAATCAAATCTAGTGACCTAGTTGTAGTTTCATTAATAGCCAAGACAGAATCTAGTCCAATTATCAAAGACACAAAAATTGAAGTATACCCAGACAAAATTGATTCTGAAATTATATCAAAGTTAATTGACAAAAAATTAGGAGATGAATTTAATATTGAAAAAATTGAAGAGTGTAAGCACATTTTTGAGGATGATTTTAATAAGGTAAATTCTATTAATCTAAAAGTCAATGAAGTTCATAATCCTGAAAAAATAGAAGTTAATGAAGAACTTGCCAAGTTTTATCAATTAGAAAGCTTAGAAGCATTAGAAAATATTGGCAGAACAAAAATCAGTAAAGAGCATTCAATATTAGCAAGGTCTTACCTACAAAAATCTCTACTCAATTTTTTagatgaaagaattcaatcagaGTTACCAGAAGTGCTAGTTAAGCAAGAAATTGAACAAATTAAATCCCAAATTTCCAAAGATGACAATCTTTCTGATGATGAAATCAAAAAAATTGCTGAACGTAGAGTAAAGCTTGGTCTAACAATATCAGATATTGGAACAGTACATAACATAAAAGTCACAGATGAagatattacaaatattatcaaaacatCTGAAGCCAATTTTGGGATAACAGGAAAGCAACTAGAAGAAATTATCAGGAAAAATAGTTCATTCAGACAGCAAATAATTGCTTCAATAATAGAAAACAAAGTAATGGATTTTCTTTTCAATCAAATCAATATATCGGAAGAACCCATGAGTTTAGAAGATGTAAAAAAATATCTCAATCAGtaattgtatatattttcaattttttattttttatatacaattAATTTGCTATAATCTCTATTAATACGGAGGATTTTAATGAACCTAATTCCTATGGTTgttgaaagaaaaaataacGAGGAACgttattttgatatttattcTAGACTACTAAAAGAGAGAATAATATTCCTTTCTGGGCCAATAAATGATGATGTAGCAAGTGTTGTAGTAGCACAATTACTATTTTTAGAGTCAGAAAATtccaaaaaagacataagtttATACATAAATTCTGTTGGTGGAATTATAACATCTGGTTTAGCAATTTATGATACAATGAATTTCATAAAACCAAACATAAGTACTGTTTGTATTGGACAAGCTTCTTCCATGGGATCGCTGCTTTTATGTGCAGGGGCAAAAGGTTTAAGATACTCTTTACCAAACTCCAGAATAATGATACATCAACCATCAGGCGGATACCAAGGACAAGCAACTGACATTGAAATACATACCAAAGAAATATTATAtctaagaaaaaaaatcactgatATTTATTCTAAACATACTGGAAAATCAACCAAGGTAATAGACAATGCTTTAGAGAGGGATAATTTCATGTCTCCAGATGAAGCATTAAGTTTTGGATTGATTGACAAAATAGTATCAGATAATATTTTAGTTGAAAAATAATTCTAATATACCTATTTGTATTAGATATATAGCTAGCTGAAAAACAACATAAGGGATTAACATGAAAAAGTGCTCATTTTGTAAATCTAATACTGAAGATGCTGGCCAGGTTGTTGTAACACCTGACAAAAATGCATGTATATGTGCTGAATGTATAAGACTTTGCATTCATGCAATTGATGTTGATAGTAGCAGtgatatagaaataaaaaaaataagcaaGAAAAGTAAATCTAAATCCAGCAAGAAAATTAAGCCCTGCCTATTACCGCACCAAATTGTAGACAAACTAAATGAGTTCATAATTGGACAAGATGAAGCAAAGAAAATATTATCTGTAGCAGTTTACAATCATTATAAAAGATTACAAAACATTGAAGAGAATGGTGAATTAGAAATTGAAAAATCGAACATTTTAATGTTAGGTCCAACAGGTTGTGGCAAAACCTTATTAGCCAAGACATTAGCCAAGATATTAGATGTACCTTTTGCAATTGCTGATGCAACAAGCCTAACTGAAGCAGGATATGTTGGTGATGAtgttgaaaacattttaatgtatttaatccAAAATGCAGATTATGATGTTGAAAAGGCTCAGAAGGGAATTATATATATTGATGAGATagacaaaattgtaaaaaaaacaactggGACATCAATAACCAGAGATGTATCTGGTGAGGGAGTTCAACaagcattattaaaaataattgaagGTACAGTTGCGAATGTATCTCCAAATTCATCCAGAAAAAACCCTCAAGACAGGATGATCAAAATTGATACCAGCAATATACTTTTCATATGTGGTGGAGCTTTTGTAAATCTAGACAAGACAATTGAAAGCAGACTAGACAAGTCTAGCATAGGATTTAATAAGCCAAAAATGGAcagtaaaaacacagaaaacaaatctTTTTATGAAATAGCAAAGCAAGTTAATACGCAAGATCTTATTAATTATGGACTAATACCTGAGTTTGTAAGCAGACTACCAATAACAATAGTACTTCATGAGCTTGATGAAAGTGCTATAGTAAAAATACTAACTGAAACCAAAAATTCAATTACAAAGCAGTATATTAAGCTTTTTGCGATGGACAATGTAGAGCttaaatttgaaaatgaaagtatAGTTGCTATTGCCAAAAAAACCATTGAGCAAAAAACAGGAGCTAGAGGATTAAGGTCAATAATTGAAAAAACACTACTAGATTTTATGTATACTATACCGCAGAATAATGAAATCAAAGAAATAATGATTGATGCTAAAAAAGTTTAGTTATTTCATTATAAAGAATAATCTTACCAGCAAGgtgtaaaaatgtttacagtacAATTATTCCCTATGTTATCGTCATACAGGACAATGATTTTACCTGGCACAATTGTATCAATTAATGTATCAGATCCATCAGGCATTAATACGCTCAAAAATGCTATAGACAACAAAAGTCAAATTTTtatcataaaagaaaaatatgcaaatattcaGTCAAAGAAGAATGACAAATTTTATTCAACTGGGATAATATGTGACATCATACAAATGGTCACATTTCCTGACAAGTcagtaaaaataattgttgaGGGGCATTCTTGGGGGAAGAtatcaaacattaaaaaaattgaagATTGTTCTAATGTTGAGGTATTTCAATACTTTGACAAGAGCATAAGTGACAAAAACGAAGAAATtgcatacaaaaaaatcatgctAGAGAATATGAAGGAATATTATCTTGTAGACAAAAATGCAAATGcagatttaattactaatttAGAAAATACAAAAGAAGTCAACAAGATTATTGTATTTATTGCTCAGCAATTAAATCTAGACAATGAAAAACAGcaagaaataataaatacacagtGTATTGCTGAGAGGATTGAGCTAATAATACAGTTTATCAAGGATGAAATTGAAATAGTAAAAGCTGAAAGCAAAATCCGCAACATAGTCCGAGACCAAATAGAAAAGCGTCAAAAggatatatatttaaatgaacaattacAAGCAATACACAAAGAATTAGGAACTGACAAAACAAATTCAGAGtttgaaaaaattgaaaaaaagcTTAATCAGATAAAAATGCCAAAGGAAACCAAAGACAGCATGTATGAATATCTGAGCAAACTACAGATGATGAATCCAATATCTGCGGAAGCAACTGTACTTCTAAATTATCTTCATGTAATATGCAGCCTACCAtggaacaagaacaagaaaattaaaattaatctagaaagaacagaaaaaatCCTTGAAGAAAGTCATTTTGGATTAGACAAAATAAAAGAGAGGATATTAGAATATTTAGCGGTACAGAAGCATACAAACAACAAACTTGCTGGGCCAATAATATGTTTAATAGGGCCACCGGGGGTTGGGAAGACATCATTAGGAAAATCAATTGCCGATTCAATGGACAGAGAGTTCATATCAATACCTCTTGGAGGGGTATCTGATGAAGCAGAAATCAGAGGTCATAGGCGCACATATATTGGTGCAATGCCTGGGAGGATAATCCAAAAAttatcaaaattaaaatataataatccAGTAGTAGTACTTGATGAGATAGACAAAATTAGTTCAGATTTCCGAGGTGATCCATCTTCAGCCCTATTACAAGTATTAGATCCAGAGCAAAACAAGAAGTTTTTAGACAATTACCTAGATGTTGATTATGACTTATCGCAAGTTATGTTCATATGTACAGCGAATACATTAAACATGTCTACACCGTTAATTGACAGAATGGAGATCATAAGATTATCAAGTTATACTCAGGAAGAAAAGTTTGAAATTGCAAAGAAgcatttaattacaaaaaacatggaaTCTCATAATTTAACTAAGAAAGAGATCAAAATATCTGATGGAGCAATTAAAAATTTAATCAAGCACTATACCCAAGAAGCCGGGGTACGTAATCTAGAACGTGAAATAGCGAAATTATGCCGTAAAGCAACcaaaaaaattattaatattgaagagcataataaaaacaataagttgAATAAAGAAGAGTTCAAAACAATAGAAATAACAGACAAAAATCTAGAGGAATTTTTAGGGGTAAAGAAATTTCTCAATGAAGAAGCAAGCAAGAAAAATGAAATTGGACTTGCAACTGGATTAGCTTGGACAGAGGTTGGTGGAACAATATTATTTATTGAATCTGTTGCGATGTATGGAAGTGGACAAATCAGTCTTACTGGAAAACTAGGAGATGTAATGAAAGAATCTATCCAAGCTTCTCAAGCTTATGTAAAGTCACAGATAGACAACCTAAATATAGATAaaaaattattagaaaaaacagATCTTCATATTCATATTCCTGATGGGGCTACACCAAAAGACGGGCCTTCTGCTGGTGTTGCAGTAATTACTTGCAttgtttcaacattaacaaaaacTCCAATAATTGCTGATGTTGCGATGACAGGAGAGATAAATCTTCATGGAAATGTTTTAGCTGTTGGTGGAATAAAAGAAAAGGTTCTTGCAGCAATTCGCAGTGGAATAAAAACCATAATTATTCCCGAGGAGAACAAGAAAGATTTACATGAAATTGAtaacaaaattttaaaaaaagtaaatattaagTGTGTATCAAAAATCAATGAAGTACTTAATATtgcattagaaaaaaatatcaaaaaaacCCAGGTGaaaccaacaaaaaaacaaaaagaaatataaatcaattataatattgattattaataaataataatatatattgctGATATGCCCAAACAAGGGGGCGGTTGGCTCAGTTGGTTAGAGCGCTTCGTTTACACCGAAGAGGTCGGCAGTTCGAATCTGTCATCGCCCACCATTCaaaaaatttattttatttttatattctcTATAAAGTACAGCAAAAGACCAATTATGaacattattataaatgaaGTGTATGGGATTGAGCTAAAACAGCTAgagatcaaactaaatacaaaACCACtcaagtacaaaaatgaaaagtgaattCCTGCTGCCAAAGATGTATCATTTACAGAGTTTATTGCTCCTGACATTGAATTTATAGAAATACAAGTAATCAACATTGCCAAAACAGAAAGAGTAAAGAATAAAATCAAGTTattaaaatatccaaaataGTACAATGCTAATTGCAAACTTGttactaaaaaaaatgttttaatcataaatgacattaaattaTCTAGATTATAAATTTTCAAAAAATAGTAATTAAGCAAAACTGCCAAAGAAGCGCAGatcatattaaaaacataaagatAGCTATACAAAAAACTATCttgaataaaaaatgcaatacCAATATAGGTGTAGAAATAACCAAATGTTAAGACCCCTATAGCTGTATTATAGCAAAATTTACTATTGCTCAGTAAAAGTCTCcaaagtttttctttaaaaacaacactaTTATAATTTTCAGATAAACCAGatgataaaacaaacaaaagaatattaataGCAATTATTATGAAGTGAATTGATTTAAAGCCATATTCATATATCAAATATGTAGAAAAAATTGGAATAATACTTGATGAcaacaatgttataacttttATTACAGAGTATGCCTGAGCTACAAATTTATCCAAATAATTCGAATTCTTACCAATAATTGACCTAATTGCAACATTCTGACCAGAATCTCCTACTCCCTGAAAAAATCTCCAGACCACCAAAACCCAGACATTATCAAATATTATGATACTGAAGGTGCTCAAAATTAGCAATGAAGTACT from Triplophysa rosa linkage group LG25, Trosa_1v2, whole genome shotgun sequence includes these protein-coding regions:
- the LOC130548561 gene encoding ATP-dependent Clp protease proteolytic subunit-like, which codes for MILIRILMNLIPMVVERKNNEERYFDIYSRLLKERIIFLSGPINDDVASVVVAQLLFLESENSKKDISLYINSVGGIITSGLAIYDTMNFIKPNISTVCIGQASSMGSLLLCAGAKGLRYSLPNSRIMIHQPSGGYQGQATDIEIHTKEILYLRKKITDIYSKHTGKSTKVIDNALERDNFMSPDEALSFGLIDKIVSDNILVEK
- the LOC130548562 gene encoding ATP-dependent Clp protease ATP-binding subunit ClpX-like is translated as MKKCSFCKSNTEDAGQVVVTPDKNACICAECIRLCIHAIDVDSSSDIEIKKISKKSKSKSSKKIKPCLLPHQIVDKLNEFIIGQDEAKKILSVAVYNHYKRLQNIEENGELEIEKSNILMLGPTGCGKTLLAKTLAKILDVPFAIADATSLTEAGYVGDDVENILMYLIQNADYDVEKAQKGIIYIDEIDKIVKKTTGTSITRDVSGEGVQQALLKIIEGTVANVSPNSSRKNPQDRMIKIDTSNILFICGGAFVNLDKTIESRLDKSSIGFNKPKMDSKNTENKSFYEIAKQVNTQDLINYGLIPEFVSRLPITIVLHELDESAIVKILTETKNSITKQYIKLFAMDNVELKFENESIVAIAKKTIEQKTGARGLRSIIEKTLLDFMYTIPQNNEIKEIMIDAKKV
- the LOC130548563 gene encoding lon protease-like; amino-acid sequence: MKEYYLVDKNANADLITNLENTKEVNKIIVFIAQQLNLDNEKQQEIINTQCIAERIELIIQFIKDEIEIVKAESKIRNIVRDQIEKRQKDIYLNEQLQAIHKELGTDKTNSEFEKIEKKLNQIKMPKETKDSMYEYLSKLQMMNPISAEATVLLNYLHVICSLPWNKNKKIKINLERTEKILEESHFGLDKIKERILEYLAVQKHTNNKLAGPIICLIGPPGVGKTSLGKSIADSMDREFISIPLGGVSDEAEIRGHRRTYIGAMPGRIIQKLSKLKYNNPVVVLDEIDKISSDFRGDPSSALLQVLDPEQNKKFLDNYLDVDYDLSQVMFICTANTLNMSTPLIDRMEIIRLSSYTQEEKFEIAKKHLITKNMESHNLTKKEIKISDGAIKNLIKHYTQEAGVRNLEREIAKLCRKATKKIINIEEHNKNNKLNKEEFKTIEITDKNLEEFLGVKKFLNEEASKKNEIGLATGLAWTEER